In Edaphobacter dinghuensis, a genomic segment contains:
- the ribA gene encoding GTP cyclohydrolase II: protein MMLKQIADVNFPTLWADFRLLAFEKVNAGSAASEERQETALALLLGDIHSFPPVVRIHSQCMTGDVFHSLRCDCHDQLHLALSLIAKKGVGVLLYEQQEGRGIGLMEKLRAYELQDQGLDTIEANLRLGHAVDLRDYALPIEILRFLNVRALRLMTNNPDKINAVRSARIEIVERLSADVPDNPHSAHYLVTKRERLGHLWSSDSNFSSSQIVLPVTNE, encoded by the coding sequence ATGATGCTAAAGCAAATCGCCGATGTGAACTTTCCAACGCTCTGGGCAGACTTCCGTCTATTAGCCTTTGAAAAGGTCAACGCGGGTAGCGCAGCAAGTGAGGAACGTCAAGAAACTGCGCTGGCATTGCTTCTCGGAGACATCCATAGTTTTCCTCCGGTTGTGCGCATTCATTCTCAATGCATGACAGGGGATGTCTTTCATTCTCTTCGGTGTGATTGTCATGACCAACTGCATCTGGCATTGAGCCTGATCGCAAAGAAAGGCGTCGGCGTATTGCTTTATGAGCAGCAAGAAGGCCGAGGCATTGGTCTCATGGAAAAGCTTCGGGCCTACGAACTTCAAGATCAGGGACTCGACACCATTGAAGCCAATCTTCGCCTGGGGCATGCTGTTGATCTGCGTGATTACGCGCTTCCTATTGAGATCCTTCGGTTCCTCAATGTCCGCGCGCTTCGCCTGATGACTAATAATCCAGACAAAATCAATGCTGTCCGCTCTGCAAGAATTGAGATCGTCGAACGTTTGAGCGCAGATGTTCCAGACAATCCTCATTCAGCACACTATCTTGTGACAAAACGGGAAAGACTTGGCCATCTGTGGTCTTCAGATAGCAACTTCAGTTCATCTCAGATCGTACTTCCCGTCACGAACGAATGA
- a CDS encoding B12-binding domain-containing radical SAM protein gives MAQILVTHSYHLPYDPKQSRKMQPYMPLGMLYAATALRENDFSVVAFDSMLEAPSTGLSEMLAAHRPNIVAVYEDDFNFLSKMCLTRMREVAWEIAQAAHAVGAIAIVHGSDSTDNSSLFLQNGFDYVLCGEAEQTLVQLCSFILRAADVPEIDGLVRLDTNGQTIRSVQKLSKNPTWSELSFPARDLINVEPYRMAWLEAHGYFSANMVSSRGCPYQCNWCAKPISGNKFHLRPAATVAEEMRLLKMEAGVDHIWFGDDVFGLNHHWVEEFASEVTKRNAAVPFKIQSRADLMDKQTVQHLKTAGCAEVWMGVESGSQAVLNAMDKGLKLSSVIAARNILKKAGVRACYFLQFGYPGETWAELQETIAFVRDTQPDDIGISFSYPLPGTTFYERVQAELGQKRNWTDSDDLCIMFTAAYKTDFYRAVRDALHAEVDSWRDPEESDMTRARIKELWNKVTELEPVSRDADSSVSSEKVATFTSASFVPVEALASVRGN, from the coding sequence TTGGCACAGATTTTAGTAACGCATTCCTATCATCTTCCCTATGACCCGAAGCAATCGCGCAAAATGCAGCCATACATGCCACTTGGTATGCTGTATGCGGCTACGGCGCTCCGGGAGAACGATTTTTCTGTGGTTGCGTTTGATTCGATGCTTGAAGCGCCATCTACTGGTTTAAGTGAAATGCTGGCGGCTCATCGACCCAACATTGTCGCTGTCTATGAAGATGACTTCAATTTCCTATCCAAAATGTGTCTTACTCGAATGAGAGAGGTCGCGTGGGAGATTGCGCAAGCGGCGCATGCAGTTGGCGCTATAGCGATCGTACATGGTTCCGATTCGACGGATAACTCTTCGCTATTCCTGCAAAATGGCTTCGACTATGTGCTTTGCGGAGAAGCAGAACAGACTCTTGTGCAGTTATGCAGTTTCATCTTGCGTGCCGCTGATGTGCCAGAGATAGATGGTCTTGTAAGACTTGATACAAACGGCCAAACCATCCGAAGCGTACAGAAGCTCTCAAAGAATCCTACGTGGTCAGAACTCTCCTTTCCCGCACGTGATCTTATCAACGTGGAGCCATACCGAATGGCGTGGCTCGAAGCTCACGGATATTTCTCAGCGAACATGGTGTCCAGTCGCGGATGTCCCTATCAATGCAACTGGTGCGCCAAACCGATTTCTGGCAATAAATTTCATTTACGGCCAGCCGCTACTGTTGCCGAGGAGATGAGGTTGCTGAAAATGGAAGCCGGGGTCGATCATATCTGGTTTGGTGATGATGTCTTCGGATTGAATCATCATTGGGTAGAGGAGTTTGCCTCAGAAGTTACGAAAAGAAACGCAGCAGTTCCATTCAAAATACAGTCTCGCGCTGACCTGATGGACAAACAGACTGTACAACATCTCAAGACAGCAGGATGTGCTGAAGTATGGATGGGAGTTGAATCGGGATCGCAAGCAGTATTAAATGCAATGGACAAGGGACTGAAGCTTTCTTCTGTGATTGCCGCGCGCAATATACTAAAAAAAGCTGGCGTTCGCGCTTGCTATTTTTTGCAGTTCGGTTACCCCGGCGAAACATGGGCCGAGTTGCAGGAGACCATCGCTTTTGTGCGTGATACGCAACCTGACGATATCGGCATCTCATTTTCGTACCCGCTACCAGGTACTACATTTTATGAGCGTGTGCAAGCTGAATTGGGGCAGAAACGTAATTGGACTGATAGTGATGATCTCTGCATTATGTTCACTGCAGCCTATAAAACCGATTTCTACCGTGCTGTACGAGATGCTCTGCATGCGGAAGTAGACTCCTGGCGAGACCCGGAAGAGTCGGACATGACGCGTGCCCGGATTAAGGAATTGTGGAACAAAGTCACTGAATTGGAGCCGGTGAGCCGCGACGCAGATTCCTCTGTCTCTTCTGAGAAAGTAGCCACTTTTACCTCAGCTTCGTTTGTGCCTGTCGAGGCTTTGGCATCTGTTAGGGGGAACTAG
- a CDS encoding class I SAM-dependent methyltransferase, with product MEHLGVRLQCPCCQADLIGFDCFSCQFHLQNISGILNALPPERADHYARFIEEYEGIRAAEGRGNENESFYLSLPYVDISGRNRKQWRIRARSYDYLIEHVLKPNLPAEGGQILDIGAGNCWMSFRLALAGYHPIALDLLTNDSDGLGAAEHYRGYLSKLFPRFRAELAHLPFQNEQFDAIIFNASFHYAENYETALYEALRCVKAGGMVVISDTPCYAREESGKQMVAERQADFLHRYGTASDSIKSLEYLTDERLRTLEERMSIRWITYSPWYGFKWSMRPLVAKLRHRREPSRFRIYVAQKEPR from the coding sequence ATGGAGCATCTGGGAGTCCGTCTGCAATGTCCTTGTTGTCAGGCTGACTTAATTGGGTTCGATTGTTTCTCATGCCAGTTCCATCTCCAAAATATTAGCGGCATCTTAAATGCACTGCCGCCAGAGCGGGCGGATCATTATGCACGCTTCATAGAAGAGTATGAGGGAATACGGGCTGCAGAGGGCCGTGGCAATGAAAATGAATCTTTCTACCTCAGTCTCCCTTATGTTGATATTTCCGGAAGGAATCGCAAACAGTGGAGGATCAGAGCACGCAGCTATGACTATTTGATAGAGCACGTGCTAAAGCCGAACTTACCAGCGGAGGGTGGGCAGATTCTAGATATAGGGGCTGGAAATTGCTGGATGAGTTTCCGGCTGGCACTTGCAGGTTACCACCCAATTGCCTTAGATTTGCTCACCAATGATTCCGATGGCCTAGGAGCAGCAGAACACTATCGAGGATATTTGTCGAAACTTTTCCCGCGCTTCCGAGCGGAGCTTGCACATCTGCCGTTCCAGAATGAACAGTTTGACGCAATCATCTTTAATGCCTCATTTCACTACGCCGAGAACTATGAAACTGCCTTGTACGAAGCACTTCGATGCGTCAAAGCAGGCGGCATGGTAGTTATCAGCGATACGCCTTGCTATGCTCGCGAGGAAAGCGGCAAACAAATGGTTGCAGAACGCCAAGCCGATTTTCTACATCGCTATGGCACAGCATCGGACTCTATCAAGAGTCTCGAATACCTGACAGACGAGCGTCTACGGACGCTGGAAGAACGAATGTCAATTCGCTGGATCACCTATTCTCCCTGGTACGGTTTCAAGTGGTCTATGCGTCCACTTGTGGCAAAGTTGCGACATAGACGCGAGCCATCACGATTCCGCATCTATGTCGCACAGAAAGAGCCGAGATGA
- a CDS encoding amidohydrolase family protein, translated as MSLYAVASDNGHNEQVVVHGVRYAEGPEESKCGSIEITAGYISRILRCSALSLEAKSDSIGIDLSGFLVMPGLINAHDHLEFALFPRLANPPYRNYIEWGEDIHEKFPDVIAKHRAVPKNLRVWWGGIRNLLCGATTVSHHNPLWPEMQRDDFPVRVVQQYSWAHSPALGGDLRAAHAATRESSPFIVHACEGVDELARKELWSLNRSGLLDARTVIVHGLAIDTAGVELMRKRRVSLIVCPSSNNFLFGELPDMALLGGLENVGLGNDSPLTAEGDLLDEIRFAMRSCGIESHTAYHMVTKFPAAILKLKDGEGTIKVSGVGDLIAIKDNGGNAADRLRTLSMTDVEFVMIKGCVQLASEVILERLSPHTKQGLEPLCIDGTIRWLRAPIKERLQKTKEALGTSEIYLGSRQVSTPV; from the coding sequence ATGAGTCTTTATGCAGTAGCTTCCGATAATGGCCATAATGAACAAGTAGTAGTTCATGGAGTTCGCTATGCCGAAGGACCTGAAGAAAGTAAATGCGGCTCCATAGAGATCACCGCCGGTTATATTAGTCGCATCCTGCGCTGCTCGGCGCTTTCATTAGAGGCTAAATCGGACAGCATCGGGATTGATCTCAGCGGATTCCTAGTCATGCCCGGCCTTATCAATGCTCACGACCACTTGGAGTTTGCTCTTTTCCCGCGTCTCGCCAATCCGCCTTATCGCAATTACATTGAATGGGGAGAGGACATACACGAAAAGTTTCCCGATGTTATAGCAAAGCATCGGGCGGTTCCAAAAAATTTGCGCGTATGGTGGGGCGGTATACGAAACCTGCTTTGCGGAGCTACAACAGTGAGTCATCACAATCCCCTTTGGCCAGAGATGCAAAGGGATGATTTTCCCGTGAGAGTCGTTCAGCAATATAGCTGGGCGCATTCGCCGGCACTTGGTGGTGATCTTCGTGCAGCGCATGCAGCCACGCGTGAAAGCAGTCCTTTTATTGTGCATGCTTGTGAAGGAGTGGATGAACTGGCACGGAAGGAGCTTTGGAGCCTTAATCGATCAGGACTTTTGGACGCCAGGACTGTAATTGTTCACGGCCTGGCTATTGACACTGCCGGAGTCGAACTTATGCGGAAGCGCAGAGTCTCGCTGATAGTTTGCCCCTCTTCAAACAATTTTCTTTTTGGCGAGCTTCCAGACATGGCACTTCTTGGCGGACTTGAAAATGTAGGTTTAGGCAATGACTCTCCGCTAACTGCGGAAGGAGATCTCTTGGATGAAATCCGATTTGCGATGCGTTCGTGCGGTATTGAGTCGCACACGGCTTATCATATGGTGACAAAATTTCCGGCTGCCATTCTTAAGTTGAAAGATGGTGAGGGCACAATAAAAGTGTCTGGGGTCGGAGATCTGATTGCCATTAAAGATAATGGCGGCAATGCCGCAGATAGATTGCGTACGCTTTCGATGACAGACGTAGAATTTGTAATGATCAAAGGTTGCGTACAGCTTGCTTCAGAGGTGATATTGGAGCGGCTTTCACCGCATACAAAACAAGGATTAGAACCTTTGTGTATCGACGGCACAATCCGGTGGTTGCGCGCACCAATAAAAGAGCGGTTGCAGAAGACGAAAGAGGCACTAGGTACAAGCGAGATATACCTGGGAAGTCGACAGGTCAGCACACCGGTATAG
- a CDS encoding glycosyltransferase, whose amino-acid sequence MSHFGVLSYKGTGHLNPLISLSRQLVVRGHRVTFFHDAELEARIRPYGLGFSPIAAISDSIGENTWANRRQKPSSAIPILLYRVRRTINDMERFLRGAPQILAHAGVDALIVDELSFAGPTIAEILHLPYFVISTSVPHDFGWSAPSRIASRKSIFTRIQNALLEISVFRMKGPVRRRLDNFRRQVGLRPIRQIKQTFPELAHITQLPQCMDFPRSGLPATFHYTGPFVDEAARISMKFSWDQLDGRPIIYASFGTTLKGDPVIFRLIAEACDGLGVQLVIALGGRRAPEMFHGMPGKPLIVKDAPQLEILKRAEIVVTHAGANTVLETLMQGKPMIAIPKEFDQPAIAARLEWLGVAIVLQSTKLSAQEIRSALATILSDPSYRSAARGIQAKICAAHGLERAAELIEQSMERYREGFKRSSKAEPITWRETT is encoded by the coding sequence GTGTCACATTTTGGCGTATTGTCTTATAAAGGGACCGGCCATTTGAATCCTCTCATTAGCCTATCTAGGCAGTTGGTGGTTCGAGGGCATAGAGTGACCTTCTTCCATGATGCCGAACTGGAAGCCCGCATTCGCCCATACGGATTGGGGTTCTCCCCAATCGCCGCGATCAGCGACAGTATCGGAGAGAACACGTGGGCTAACCGACGGCAAAAGCCTTCTTCAGCCATTCCCATTTTGCTCTATCGGGTACGTCGGACCATCAACGATATGGAAAGATTCCTGCGTGGAGCCCCCCAAATACTCGCTCATGCGGGGGTTGATGCCCTCATTGTCGATGAGCTTTCATTCGCTGGACCAACAATAGCTGAGATCTTGCACTTGCCCTATTTTGTAATCTCGACTTCCGTACCTCATGATTTTGGGTGGTCTGCTCCCAGTCGAATTGCATCGCGGAAGTCCATTTTCACTCGAATACAGAACGCGCTGCTGGAGATCTCTGTGTTCCGAATGAAGGGACCCGTTCGTCGTAGGCTAGACAACTTCAGGCGGCAAGTTGGGCTCAGACCAATCCGGCAGATCAAACAAACGTTTCCCGAACTTGCACACATAACGCAATTACCGCAGTGCATGGATTTTCCACGGTCAGGGCTGCCTGCTACCTTCCATTACACCGGACCATTCGTAGACGAAGCCGCGAGAATTTCGATGAAGTTCTCGTGGGATCAACTTGATGGACGGCCAATTATTTATGCGTCTTTTGGGACGACTTTAAAGGGTGATCCGGTAATATTTCGCTTGATTGCCGAAGCCTGCGATGGGCTGGGCGTGCAGTTGGTGATCGCACTCGGCGGTCGTCGTGCTCCCGAGATGTTCCATGGTATGCCCGGAAAGCCTTTGATTGTGAAAGATGCTCCACAGCTCGAGATATTGAAGAGGGCAGAGATCGTAGTCACGCATGCCGGGGCAAACACCGTATTAGAAACTCTCATGCAGGGTAAGCCCATGATCGCTATCCCGAAAGAGTTTGATCAACCCGCAATCGCTGCACGTCTCGAGTGGTTGGGAGTCGCGATAGTGCTGCAATCCACAAAGCTTTCAGCGCAAGAAATCCGTTCAGCACTTGCAACTATACTCAGTGATCCGAGCTATCGGAGTGCAGCGAGAGGCATACAAGCCAAGATTTGCGCGGCACATGGACTAGAACGAGCCGCTGAGCTTATCGAGCAATCAATGGAACGTTATCGAGAAGGCTTCAAGCGTAGCTCCAAGGCGGAACCTATCACTTGGCGGGAAACAACTTGA
- a CDS encoding glycosyltransferase 87 family protein, giving the protein MYEWTWLQREKDQHAVDVRVIGLAPITPFSTLAIWPLTVFAPLTAKHIWIVLSLTLIVPISWMLRSMTHLSYQRIALAFSLSIPLYRNLEFGQFYVFLLLLIVAAAWAYLRGYRALAGSLVAVAAACKIFPAILFVFFLQRRDWRALIWGAITGIAAACISIAVFGWNVHRTYLFEILPWALHGEAMPPYVPSASIAGVLHRLFLFEPQWNPHPWHSSPLCYALLQPALQMLVLAPAILLIRRSDSSQNRILLEWSALLTASLTISTIPASYNFVIMVLPMCMTAMVLLRDRRYRWLAALFSAYICMGLPVPVPHSALGLEILLYEPRLPLMICMLSGIYVLLWRDGSVRIHARDRTRYVWAAIMATSVILSSRSAFLRERAVRGEYMYRVPLPAQGFLNSNPQSSGTSIRFIAFTLSGYHLITTNKNAVSNDPPEDSPNDELSFASSFGHVWVEQGLSPHSRIVEIGKHSRLAISNAREPMLSSDGQNLAFIHDNQGRGRLMMRTAFQSSVANEVALTPYSLNVYEASFLAEREYAFAAVNGMHYPQIFLTDATHLNAPLALGESRYPALSPDGRWMAYSHFEDGVWNLWIRDQQTGVTRRIADEPCNQIQSSWESDSKTLLYSTDCGRSLWFTAVSRRRVIP; this is encoded by the coding sequence ATGTATGAATGGACCTGGCTTCAGCGTGAGAAGGACCAGCACGCCGTCGATGTTCGTGTCATCGGACTGGCGCCTATCACCCCATTCTCGACGTTGGCGATCTGGCCGTTGACAGTCTTTGCTCCGCTAACGGCTAAACATATTTGGATAGTGTTGAGCCTGACTCTCATCGTCCCGATAAGTTGGATGCTACGCTCGATGACTCATTTGAGTTATCAGCGAATAGCACTGGCTTTTTCACTGAGCATTCCCCTATACCGTAATCTCGAGTTCGGTCAGTTTTATGTGTTCTTATTACTGTTGATCGTTGCGGCGGCTTGGGCATACTTGCGAGGGTATCGCGCACTGGCAGGCTCGTTGGTGGCGGTCGCCGCGGCTTGCAAGATTTTTCCGGCCATCTTATTCGTCTTCTTCCTACAACGCAGAGACTGGCGTGCGCTAATATGGGGTGCAATTACGGGTATAGCTGCCGCCTGCATATCTATCGCTGTCTTTGGCTGGAATGTACATCGCACCTATCTGTTCGAAATTCTACCTTGGGCTCTACACGGCGAAGCCATGCCGCCGTATGTGCCATCTGCTTCCATTGCAGGTGTGCTGCATCGTTTATTCCTCTTTGAGCCGCAGTGGAACCCGCATCCTTGGCATTCTTCTCCGCTATGCTATGCACTGCTGCAGCCCGCATTGCAGATGCTGGTATTGGCGCCTGCAATTCTTCTTATCCGAAGATCAGATAGCAGCCAAAATCGTATATTGCTGGAGTGGTCTGCTCTGCTAACCGCGTCCCTTACCATCTCTACCATCCCTGCGTCGTATAACTTCGTGATCATGGTGCTCCCCATGTGCATGACAGCGATGGTGTTGCTCCGAGACCGGCGATATAGATGGCTGGCTGCGTTGTTTTCCGCTTATATCTGTATGGGGCTTCCGGTGCCCGTCCCACACAGTGCACTGGGATTAGAAATTCTATTGTATGAGCCCAGGCTCCCTTTGATGATCTGCATGCTGTCGGGAATATATGTTCTGCTATGGCGCGATGGCTCAGTTAGAATTCATGCGCGTGACAGGACTCGCTACGTATGGGCTGCAATCATGGCCACCTCTGTGATTCTCAGTTCACGCTCAGCTTTTCTTCGAGAACGTGCTGTGCGCGGTGAATATATGTACCGAGTGCCACTGCCGGCTCAGGGATTTCTCAATTCGAATCCACAATCTTCTGGAACAAGCATTCGCTTTATTGCATTCACCCTGTCTGGATATCATTTGATAACGACGAATAAGAATGCTGTGTCAAACGATCCGCCTGAAGATTCTCCCAATGATGAGCTTTCGTTCGCCAGCAGTTTCGGGCATGTCTGGGTAGAGCAAGGACTAAGCCCGCATTCGCGGATTGTAGAGATAGGAAAACATTCACGGCTTGCTATTAGCAATGCCCGTGAACCAATGCTCTCCTCTGACGGGCAGAACCTTGCTTTTATACACGACAATCAAGGCCGGGGGCGATTGATGATGCGGACTGCATTTCAATCCAGTGTCGCAAACGAAGTTGCGCTCACCCCTTATTCACTGAATGTATATGAGGCAAGTTTTCTTGCCGAAAGAGAATACGCCTTTGCCGCGGTAAATGGGATGCATTACCCACAAATTTTTCTGACCGATGCAACACACTTAAATGCCCCACTTGCGCTCGGCGAATCTCGCTACCCGGCGTTGTCACCCGATGGGCGCTGGATGGCTTACAGCCACTTCGAAGATGGCGTATGGAATCTATGGATTCGCGACCAGCAGACGGGCGTGACACGACGCATTGCCGATGAGCCATGCAATCAGATTCAGTCATCTTGGGAAAGTGATTCGAAAACGCTGCTCTACAGCACTGACTGCGGTCGAAGTCTTTGGTTCACCGCAGTATCGCGTCGACGAGTGATTCCATAA
- a CDS encoding aldolase, translating to MLPIDLAVQTEPVAPINGRQDHSSVSGRRVRPRAQKKDKVPPPGKPQDALLCDFELPYHRTFYPLGFAVEIMTNDPDVLVAANESFGHRRLRRGSTTLQVRIGISSGGNSKCLPEPTRREYNHLYSLVADGDNQALLDLKTYTSFIWLKKTALSNRLYFRYNFLEKVVYLLLGASVVTDIHAACISKNGKGILLCGNSGAGKSTLAYACARAGWVYTSDDTCYLINDSDHPRVIGHSHRARFRPEAKALFPELENRDVTPRMEGKPSIEVQIAELHDLNISTKPEVKVHSIVYLNRYPLANGKLVTLPAGTATLRTCQELFSAGEIREKHEKILQTLSDVPTYELHYRNLHDAIQKLDLLM from the coding sequence ATGTTGCCAATCGATTTGGCCGTTCAGACAGAGCCAGTTGCCCCAATTAACGGGAGGCAGGATCATTCGAGTGTGAGTGGCAGACGCGTTCGGCCAAGAGCACAGAAGAAAGACAAAGTACCCCCACCGGGTAAGCCGCAGGATGCTCTTCTCTGCGATTTCGAGCTACCGTATCATCGAACCTTCTACCCGCTCGGATTCGCTGTTGAGATTATGACAAATGATCCAGATGTCCTGGTTGCAGCGAATGAAAGTTTCGGACACAGGCGCCTACGCCGAGGGAGTACCACTCTGCAAGTACGTATTGGTATCAGTAGCGGAGGCAACTCAAAATGTCTCCCCGAACCCACTCGGCGTGAATACAACCACTTATATTCTCTGGTTGCTGATGGAGATAACCAAGCCCTACTCGATCTGAAGACCTACACAAGCTTCATCTGGCTGAAGAAAACTGCGCTGAGCAATAGGCTTTACTTTCGATATAACTTCCTCGAAAAGGTTGTGTATCTATTACTTGGGGCATCTGTCGTGACCGACATCCACGCCGCCTGCATCAGCAAAAATGGAAAGGGTATTCTGCTCTGCGGCAATTCGGGTGCAGGCAAATCGACTCTTGCTTATGCATGCGCACGAGCAGGATGGGTCTATACGTCGGATGATACTTGTTATTTGATCAATGACTCGGATCATCCCCGTGTCATCGGACACTCTCATCGCGCCCGCTTCCGTCCTGAAGCAAAAGCTCTTTTCCCGGAATTGGAGAACCGGGACGTTACACCACGTATGGAGGGGAAACCGTCCATTGAAGTGCAGATCGCTGAACTTCACGATTTGAATATCAGTACTAAACCTGAAGTCAAAGTACATTCGATTGTCTATCTGAACCGCTATCCCTTAGCAAATGGGAAACTTGTCACATTACCAGCCGGAACAGCAACATTACGTACCTGCCAGGAGCTCTTCTCTGCAGGAGAAATTCGCGAGAAGCACGAAAAGATTTTACAGACGCTCTCAGATGTTCCCACCTATGAGTTACATTACCGCAACCTACACGATGCGATACAGAAACTCGACCTTCTGATGTAA